In Dolichospermum flos-aquae CCAP 1403/13F, the following proteins share a genomic window:
- a CDS encoding papain fold toxin domain-containing protein, translated as MKYLTLKQKQYLAEIANSYANLQCVQCAVAIKNYLQLVGIQGKLITINTQADLDYRNCFLYDDSIGGDAISETGYHEGVMVIIDGIEIVFDNHHPQGVAKVEWLANFQFFGKIHLGQELIVIEENF; from the coding sequence ATGAAGTATTTAACACTAAAACAAAAACAATATTTAGCAGAAATAGCTAACAGTTATGCTAATTTACAATGTGTTCAATGTGCTGTAGCTATAAAAAACTATTTACAACTGGTAGGAATCCAAGGCAAACTAATTACAATTAATACACAAGCTGATTTAGATTATCGTAATTGTTTTCTTTATGATGATAGTATTGGAGGTGATGCCATTTCAGAAACAGGATATCATGAAGGAGTTATGGTTATAATAGATGGGATAGAAATTGTTTTTGACAATCATCATCCTCAAGGAGTAGCAAAGGTAGAATGGTTAGCTAATTTTCAATTTTTTGGTAAAATTCATTTAGGACAAGAGTTAATAGTCATTGAAGAAAACTTTTAA
- a CDS encoding ATP-binding protein produces the protein MDVTEILQFADQLILNKTGKRLDDLQKTVITGVYDGKTYETIADECHRSESRVRSVGRKLWQILSESLGEDVNKHNFCWTIERVINSQLVNIVNSNIHYCHNNKESSENTEQSIKDQVYHDLTIAPKINRFCDRTAEIDTLSNWILNQNTHLISILGLSGIGKTTLVKRFIDLHQQKFDAIVWRSLKFPQSLNLLLDDLLKHHKLDSLPTINDKLKQLFDILTNKKCLIILDDLQNIFIPSQFAGKYQPEYQDYQTLFKMITETQHQSSVILISQEQCPEMECLDEELYPIKSLELSGLDNPEILKNTGLKNKDSWLKLIKLYEGNLLYLKSISILINKNYDDQVADFLAENTLHITNQMQSHFQETFHHLSPQEQQIVLELSKFENPISREELRQSLNLSSVDFNNGLQSLQQRYLVTKIKEDRILFKLSPVFQEYMRNPGLVI, from the coding sequence ATGGATGTTACAGAAATTTTACAATTTGCAGATCAATTGATCTTAAATAAAACAGGAAAACGTTTAGATGATCTGCAAAAAACTGTAATTACAGGAGTTTATGATGGAAAAACTTATGAAACAATAGCAGATGAATGTCATCGCAGCGAAAGTCGCGTTAGAAGTGTTGGACGTAAACTATGGCAAATTTTATCAGAATCTTTAGGAGAAGATGTTAATAAGCATAATTTTTGTTGGACTATAGAAAGAGTTATTAATTCTCAGCTTGTTAATATTGTTAATAGTAATATTCATTATTGTCATAATAATAAAGAATCTTCTGAAAATACAGAACAAAGTATTAAAGATCAAGTCTATCACGATTTAACCATTGCTCCTAAAATTAATCGTTTTTGTGATCGCACTGCGGAAATTGATACTTTATCCAATTGGATATTAAATCAAAATACTCATTTAATCTCAATCTTAGGATTATCCGGTATTGGTAAAACCACACTCGTTAAAAGATTTATAGACTTACATCAACAAAAGTTTGATGCTATAGTTTGGAGAAGTTTAAAATTCCCCCAATCTTTAAATTTATTACTTGATGATTTACTAAAACATCACAAATTAGACTCATTACCAACAATAAATGATAAATTAAAACAATTATTTGATATTCTCACAAATAAAAAATGTTTAATTATCCTTGATGATTTACAAAATATCTTTATTCCTAGTCAATTCGCGGGAAAATATCAACCAGAATATCAAGATTATCAAACCCTATTCAAAATGATTACAGAAACCCAACATCAAAGTAGCGTCATATTAATTAGTCAAGAACAATGTCCAGAAATGGAATGTTTAGATGAAGAACTATATCCTATTAAATCTTTAGAATTATCAGGTTTAGATAATCCAGAAATTCTCAAAAATACCGGATTAAAAAATAAGGATAGTTGGTTAAAATTAATCAAATTATATGAAGGTAATTTACTGTATTTAAAAAGTATTAGTATCCTAATCAATAAAAATTATGATGATCAAGTTGCTGATTTTTTAGCTGAAAATACTTTACATATTACCAATCAAATGCAGTCTCATTTTCAAGAGACATTTCACCACCTATCACCCCAAGAACAACAAATAGTATTAGAACTAAGTAAATTTGAAAACCCTATTTCCAGAGAAGAATTAAGACAAAGTTTAAATTTATCCTCAGTTGATTTTAATAATGGTTTACAATCCTTACAACAACGGTATTTAGTCACGAAAATAAAAGAAGATAGAATTCTGTTTAAATTATCTCCAGTTTTTCAAGAATATATGAGAAATCCGGGGCTAGTTATCTAG
- a CDS encoding thioredoxin family protein, with the protein MVLTASTMLPLGTKAPDFHLPEVVSRKIISLDNFADKKALLIMFICRHCPFVKHIQQELARLDQDYSNSDLGIIAISANDAKNYPNDAPESLKDMAIELGFDFTFCYDETQETAKAYTAACTPDFFLFDSDRKLVYRGQLDDSRPSNNQPVTGKDLRAAITAVLNNQPVTSEQKPSIGCNIKWKSGNDPSY; encoded by the coding sequence ATGGTTTTAACAGCTTCTACAATGTTGCCTCTAGGCACGAAAGCACCAGATTTTCATCTACCAGAAGTAGTATCTAGAAAAATAATTTCTCTTGATAATTTTGCCGATAAAAAAGCATTGTTAATCATGTTTATTTGTCGTCACTGCCCATTTGTTAAGCATATTCAACAAGAATTAGCCAGATTAGATCAAGATTACAGCAACAGTGACTTAGGGATTATTGCCATTAGTGCTAATGATGCTAAAAATTATCCCAATGATGCCCCAGAATCATTAAAAGACATGGCTATAGAACTGGGGTTTGATTTTACCTTCTGTTACGACGAAACCCAAGAAACGGCAAAAGCATATACAGCAGCTTGTACACCAGATTTCTTTTTATTTGATAGCGATAGAAAACTCGTTTATCGTGGACAATTAGATGATAGTCGTCCTAGTAATAATCAACCTGTTACAGGTAAAGATTTAAGAGCAGCTATTACCGCAGTCTTAAATAATCAACCTGTGACAAGTGAACAAAAGCCCAGTATTGGTTGCAATATCAAATGGAAATCAGGTAATGATCCTAGTTATTAA
- a CDS encoding WD40 repeat domain-containing protein, with product MMTKYSMEKIEGWVFLISRSKNLGFRTIVAPDFMCDARVSSFIESVAGGNVTEAKKAICRQIHNSPVGDLTLVFRVIETTYKDMGIPGDGIIKDSFGREIPFIEGVVFRNKLTKIKVDEDIFAKIHNDIKHPYQAFWQWSSPKATIPSKLQNFETSSEYFELIIQEPYTNSPKIEDSSQKKWDLLHKIKLDHEICDFDISTQGTFLAVRFDDTWQTLARVPFDATNGEDIKYDDQNKLEKKHQIFPSKLINNIPFVGEQILELVQRAEPGIYHQSPTSINQNDYIATGIVNGDINYIKIYDHNCKEKYSILIQGGNNTRITSLSFINKDLIICGCKDGTIQLFNWKTQKNIDNQQHGIGKQITSITISSDNKTLASSDSGGNICFWEIVDLTICEKHEIMNAHKIHNGMKINSLAFNPDGKILASVGEDNYQIKLWNLLGEEVGILEEENSSDLGHDIINTITFSSNGKLLASGDNKGYIKIWDFINKKLLPFDEIKQHDSAVTSLTFIPNTQILISGSKDKTIKFWQQR from the coding sequence ATGATGACAAAATATAGTATGGAAAAAATAGAAGGTTGGGTTTTCCTCATTAGTCGTAGTAAAAATCTTGGATTTAGAACAATAGTTGCACCTGATTTCATGTGTGATGCTAGAGTATCTAGTTTCATTGAGTCTGTTGCTGGAGGAAATGTAACAGAAGCTAAAAAAGCAATATGTCGTCAAATCCATAATTCTCCTGTGGGTGATTTAACGTTAGTATTTCGTGTAATTGAAACAACTTATAAAGATATGGGAATACCCGGAGATGGCATAATTAAAGATTCTTTCGGTAGAGAAATTCCATTTATTGAAGGTGTTGTTTTTAGGAATAAATTAACAAAAATAAAAGTTGATGAGGACATTTTTGCTAAAATCCATAATGACATTAAACACCCTTATCAAGCATTTTGGCAGTGGAGTAGTCCAAAAGCAACAATTCCTTCAAAATTACAAAATTTTGAAACCTCATCAGAATATTTTGAATTAATTATTCAAGAACCTTACACAAATTCTCCCAAAATTGAGGACAGTTCTCAGAAAAAATGGGATCTATTACATAAAATAAAACTTGATCATGAAATATGTGATTTTGATATTTCTACTCAAGGTACTTTTTTGGCTGTAAGATTTGATGATACTTGGCAAACATTAGCTAGAGTTCCGTTTGATGCTACAAATGGAGAAGATATTAAATATGATGATCAAAATAAATTAGAAAAGAAACATCAAATTTTTCCCTCAAAACTAATCAATAACATTCCTTTTGTTGGAGAACAAATATTAGAACTTGTACAACGAGCAGAACCAGGTATTTATCATCAAAGTCCTACATCAATTAATCAAAACGATTATATAGCAACGGGGATAGTAAACGGAGACATTAATTACATTAAAATATATGATCATAATTGCAAAGAAAAATATTCAATATTAATACAAGGTGGTAACAATACTAGAATTACTTCCTTATCATTTATAAATAAAGATTTAATTATTTGCGGTTGTAAAGATGGAACTATCCAATTGTTTAATTGGAAAACACAAAAAAATATTGATAATCAACAACACGGGATTGGTAAACAAATAACATCAATTACAATTAGTAGCGATAATAAAACTCTTGCGAGTTCCGACAGTGGAGGAAATATATGTTTTTGGGAAATAGTAGATTTAACTATATGTGAAAAACATGAAATTATGAATGCTCACAAAATACACAATGGCATGAAGATTAATTCGTTAGCATTTAATCCTGATGGTAAAATTTTAGCAAGTGTGGGTGAGGATAATTATCAAATAAAATTATGGAATCTTCTTGGTGAGGAAGTAGGTATTTTAGAAGAAGAAAATTCTAGTGATCTAGGTCATGATATAATTAACACAATTACATTCAGTTCAAATGGTAAGTTATTAGCCAGTGGTGACAATAAAGGTTATATTAAAATTTGGGATTTTATTAATAAAAAGTTACTTCCTTTTGATGAAATAAAGCAACATGATAGTGCTGTTACATCTCTTACTTTTATTCCAAATACTCAAATATTAATTAGTGGTAGCAAAGATAAAACTATTAAATTTTGGCAACAAAGATAG
- a CDS encoding DegT/DnrJ/EryC1/StrS family aminotransferase — translation MIKSVNSIPAFDIKQQYATIETEVSAAVLAVLASGRYIGGPAVTDFEQQFAAYHGVSECVTCNSGTDALFLALRALGIGAGDEVITTPFTFFATTEVISAVGAIPVFVDIDATTFNLDVEKVAAAITAKTKAIMPVHLFGLPVDMTGLMEIAKAHNLAVIEDCAQATGASWENQKVGSIGHIGCFSFYPTKNLGGCGDGGAITTNDPAIATQLRILREHGSKVRYIHEEIGVNSRLDAIQAVILQIKLRYLDLWNNRRKQIADYYYQHLSQVSDIIVPQEFTSGVGVWNQYTIRISGERRNGASGKYRDSVKNQMQEQGVNSMIYYPLPLHLQPVYKNLGYQPGQLPVSEQASQEVLSLPMFPELEQEQQDKVIDTLKNCLS, via the coding sequence ATGATTAAAAGTGTAAATTCGATTCCGGCCTTTGATATTAAACAACAATATGCCACCATTGAAACTGAAGTAAGTGCTGCTGTCTTAGCGGTTCTGGCTTCTGGGCGTTATATTGGTGGTCCAGCAGTTACAGATTTTGAACAACAGTTTGCAGCTTATCATGGCGTAAGCGAATGCGTAACTTGTAACTCTGGTACTGATGCCCTATTTTTAGCATTACGCGCTTTAGGAATTGGTGCAGGTGATGAAGTTATTACTACACCCTTTACTTTTTTTGCGACAACAGAAGTTATCAGTGCGGTAGGGGCAATACCAGTATTTGTAGATATTGATGCGACTACCTTTAATTTAGATGTAGAAAAAGTAGCAGCAGCGATTACAGCAAAAACCAAGGCAATTATGCCAGTGCATTTATTTGGACTCCCTGTAGATATGACAGGATTAATGGAGATTGCCAAAGCTCATAATTTAGCAGTAATTGAAGATTGCGCTCAAGCTACCGGTGCAAGTTGGGAAAATCAAAAAGTTGGGAGTATTGGACATATTGGTTGTTTTAGTTTTTACCCTACCAAAAATCTCGGTGGTTGCGGTGATGGTGGGGCAATTACCACAAATGATCCAGCGATCGCTACTCAATTGCGAATTTTGCGGGAACATGGTAGTAAAGTAAGATATATTCATGAAGAAATCGGTGTCAATAGTCGTTTAGATGCTATTCAAGCCGTAATTCTGCAAATCAAACTCCGCTATCTCGATCTTTGGAATAACAGACGCAAGCAAATCGCTGATTATTATTACCAACACCTCAGCCAAGTTTCTGATATTATTGTCCCCCAGGAATTTACCTCCGGAGTTGGTGTTTGGAATCAATACACCATTCGCATCTCTGGAGAAAGACGTAATGGTGCAAGTGGTAAATATCGAGATTCCGTAAAAAACCAAATGCAGGAACAGGGTGTTAATTCCATGATTTACTATCCCTTACCTTTGCATTTGCAACCAGTATATAAAAATTTAGGTTATCAACCAGGACAATTGCCAGTATCAGAACAAGCAAGTCAAGAAGTTTTATCTTTACCCATGTTCCCAGAATTGGAGCAAGAACAACAAGATAAAGTCATTGATACTTTGAAAAATTGTTTATCTTGA
- a CDS encoding type II toxin-antitoxin system PemK/MazF family toxin, whose amino-acid sequence MVDIKRGDIVLCDLNPVRGTEQAGIRPVVIVQIDQANKVSPHTIIVPLTSKIRQTILTSHVFIPANTGGLKQDSVILCEQIRVIDKLRINKIIGHLEDDYLFKLEQALSVILGINFNKTEKIIDEL is encoded by the coding sequence GTGGTAGATATAAAAAGAGGAGATATTGTTTTATGTGATCTTAATCCAGTTAGAGGAACAGAACAGGCAGGAATTAGACCAGTTGTAATTGTACAAATAGATCAAGCTAATAAAGTTAGTCCTCATACAATTATTGTACCTTTGACTTCAAAAATTCGACAAACTATTTTAACATCTCATGTATTTATACCCGCTAATACTGGGGGCTTAAAACAGGATTCAGTTATTTTATGTGAGCAAATTAGAGTAATAGATAAATTAAGAATTAACAAAATTATTGGTCATTTAGAAGATGATTATTTATTTAAATTAGAACAAGCATTATCTGTAATTTTAGGGATTAATTTTAACAAAACAGAAAAAATTATTGATGAACTTTGA
- a CDS encoding ABC transporter permease, whose translation MPELIKLDMVDLALAIGLMAVAIGISAWEQLGLELNLSVATGRTILQLLVLGYTFDFIFAVNNVWAVLGILAIILTITVIITRNRISQKIPQVLPLAGSAIFVSTSLTLLYTNFLIIQPERWYEPRYIIPLAGILLGNAMNAAAIAGERLVSSINQFPTEIETHLSLGATPEQAIKPYRKEAIRAAIMPTLNQMMLIGMVTIPTFTNGQLLAGVAPLEAVSYEILIIFMVAVTNLLTTILITKGLCRQFFNSAMQLVR comes from the coding sequence ATGCCAGAGCTAATCAAATTGGATATGGTAGATTTGGCTTTAGCTATTGGTTTAATGGCTGTTGCCATTGGGATATCGGCGTGGGAGCAATTAGGACTAGAATTAAATTTAAGCGTAGCTACTGGTAGAACTATCCTCCAACTACTTGTATTAGGATACACTTTTGACTTCATTTTTGCCGTTAACAATGTTTGGGCGGTACTGGGAATTTTAGCAATAATTTTGACAATTACTGTAATTATTACTCGCAACCGCATCAGTCAAAAAATTCCACAAGTTTTACCTTTAGCTGGAAGTGCGATTTTTGTCAGCACGTCCTTAACATTGCTTTATACCAATTTTTTAATTATTCAACCAGAAAGATGGTATGAACCACGTTATATCATTCCTTTAGCTGGCATTTTGCTGGGTAATGCCATGAATGCAGCCGCCATAGCCGGAGAACGTTTAGTTAGTAGTATCAACCAATTTCCCACGGAAATAGAAACTCATTTAAGTTTAGGTGCAACTCCTGAACAGGCGATTAAGCCCTACCGCAAAGAAGCGATTCGCGCCGCAATTATGCCGACTTTGAATCAAATGATGTTGATTGGTATGGTAACAATACCAACTTTTACCAATGGACAATTATTAGCTGGTGTTGCACCACTAGAGGCTGTATCCTACGAGATTTTAATTATTTTTATGGTGGCTGTCACAAACTTATTAACAACTATTTTAATTACCAAAGGTTTATGTCGGCAGTTTTTTAATTCAGCAATGCAATTGGTTAGGTAA
- the aroA gene encoding 3-phosphoshikimate 1-carboxyvinyltransferase produces the protein MSAIVINLETQANSSDHLIIQRPASELSLQGRIRVPGDKSISHRALMLGAIAEGETQIQGLLLGEDPRSTAACFRALGAEISELNTELVKVKGIGLGNFQEPINVLDAGNSGTTMRLMLGLLASHPGRFFTVTGDSSLRSRPMSRVVKPLQQMGAQIWGRKGNTLAPLAIQGQALQPIHYHSPIASAQVKSCILLAGLNTQGQTTVTEPALSRDHSERMLRAYGAELSIDPDRNSVTITGGAKLYGQTVIVPGDISSAAFWLVAGAIVPGSDLVVENVGVNPTRTGILEALALMGADIQLENQREVAGEPVADIRVRSGGLKSCTIAGDIIPRLIDEIPILAVAAAFAEGTTIIRDAEELRVKESDRITVMAQQLNKMGAKITELPDGMEITGGTPLVGAEVDSHTDHRIAMSLAIAALNATGTTTIHRAEAAAISYPNFTITLREICQ, from the coding sequence ATGTCGGCTATTGTTATTAATTTAGAAACTCAAGCAAACTCTTCTGATCACTTAATTATTCAGCGCCCTGCCTCTGAATTGTCTTTGCAGGGACGTATCCGAGTCCCTGGAGATAAGTCTATTTCTCATCGCGCTTTGATGTTGGGTGCAATTGCTGAAGGTGAAACTCAAATTCAAGGACTGCTGTTAGGTGAAGACCCCCGTAGCACTGCGGCTTGTTTTCGGGCGTTAGGTGCGGAAATTTCGGAATTAAATACAGAATTAGTCAAAGTCAAAGGCATCGGTTTAGGCAATTTTCAAGAGCCTATAAACGTCTTGGATGCGGGTAATTCTGGAACAACGATGCGGTTGATGTTGGGATTGTTAGCATCCCATCCAGGGCGATTTTTCACGGTGACTGGTGATAGTTCTTTGCGATCGCGTCCTATGTCCCGTGTCGTCAAACCACTGCAACAAATGGGGGCGCAAATTTGGGGACGCAAGGGCAACACCTTAGCACCTCTAGCCATTCAAGGACAAGCCCTCCAGCCCATTCATTATCATTCTCCCATCGCTTCGGCTCAAGTTAAATCCTGCATTCTCCTCGCGGGTTTAAACACCCAAGGACAAACCACCGTTACTGAACCCGCTTTATCACGGGATCACAGTGAACGAATGTTAAGGGCTTATGGCGCAGAATTAAGTATAGATCCAGACCGCAATAGCGTCACGATCACAGGTGGGGCGAAACTCTACGGACAAACTGTAATTGTCCCTGGTGATATCAGTTCAGCGGCTTTTTGGTTGGTTGCGGGGGCGATCGTTCCTGGTTCAGATTTGGTAGTCGAAAATGTCGGTGTGAATCCTACCCGCACGGGGATTTTAGAAGCATTGGCACTCATGGGGGCAGATATTCAACTAGAGAATCAACGGGAAGTAGCGGGAGAACCTGTGGCTGATATCCGTGTCCGTTCCGGTGGTTTAAAAAGCTGTACGATTGCTGGTGATATCATTCCCAGGTTAATTGATGAAATTCCCATTTTGGCAGTTGCAGCGGCTTTTGCTGAGGGGACAACCATTATTCGGGATGCGGAGGAGTTAAGAGTCAAAGAGAGCGATCGCATTACCGTGATGGCACAACAACTCAATAAAATGGGGGCAAAAATCACCGAACTACCCGACGGGATGGAAATCACCGGCGGTACTCCCTTAGTCGGTGCGGAAGTAGATAGCCATACAGATCATCGCATTGCCATGAGTTTAGCGATCGCAGCCCTCAACGCTACTGGTACAACTACCATTCACCGCGCTGAAGCTGCTGCTATTTCTTATCCCAACTTCACAATCACATTACGGGAAATTTGTCAATAG